The Hypomesus transpacificus isolate Combined female unplaced genomic scaffold, fHypTra1 scaffold_283, whole genome shotgun sequence sequence TATTTGTGGGGGAACAAAAATGTGACTTGATGATGGCGCCAGCATACAGCCGCTCACTGTCATTCCAACCTCCTACTCATCAGTTTCTACAGATCTGTTCTTCCACCCCCTCAGCCTGCTGGCActgcacctctctcctcccagcatgcacctcccctcccagcatgcacctcccctcccagcatgcacctccCCTACCAGCAGCTCAAGAGAGAGGCCATCTGGACTGCTACTCTGACtagctttctctctgtgtctgtccctctttcttcttctctttcctctttttctcttctccctcttcctcttcatccaccATGCTGTTTCACATCCTCCCAGGACTCATTCCTCTCCTGTGCAGTACCAAATGAAGcttagcgcaagttcagtcaggcacactctctcctttccctctatcTCATTGCCGGAGCTGTCATCGGGGTTCTATGTTCGATTAGccgctccccctcctctctcccctcctctctcccctcctctctcccctcctctctcccctcctctctcccctcctctctccccatcttctACTGTCATCTCCACTGCTAGTTAATATTCCACATTCGCCACCTCTTCACTTTCATGTGCTAACTTTCCTCCCCAACCACTAAGTTATctatctcttttttctctctcatccctctctctccctgtgtctgctCTCTTTtgctttccccttctctctttctctgtctctctctgtctctctctctgtctctgtctctctctctcacaaggGTGGAGATGAAATATTCAGCCAGTGAGGAAGAGTGATGCCCCTGTGTTCGCCCACCACATCACATCACCTCACACTCCAGGATCCAGGAAAtactcctctctgtctttctctcttttcctctctctatctcagacaaacacaagtgtagggtctgtgtgtctcttggTGTGTGCAGGAAGCAGATTGTCTGTGGCTGGAAGCACAGTGGGCCTCTGTCTCCAATTAGGTTGAGATTTCTGGGTTGTTTCCAAGCAACCTACATTAAGCTTTAACTGCTGAGGGGGAAACAGGACAGGCTTTGAAGCTttgaagtgtgtgcatgtgtgtgtgtgtgcgtgtgtgtgcgtgtgtgtgtgtgatgagaaagagaaaaaagaatatTGTGGGACATAGAGATTGAAAGAATTGAGAGAAAAACATGTATTACAATAATACCAGCTTGTTTTAAGAGTTGGTTACATGCAACATTTGGTAAATAAACTTTCACTTCAATACAAATTAAACTTTTAATTATGGAGGAATCGTCTTCCTTACCATCCAAGCCTGGGGTCACCCAGACATCAAGGATCTAGTCAACCTTTAGGGAATAGATTATTACTACCACTCTATGAATAATATAGCCTGTTTTCTCCAAGCCAAAGCCTGTGTGCTAAATTAACAAGGAAGTAAAATGGTTCCACACTGGAGAGCAGATATGAAGGCCGAGGAGACGGAAGAAGAATCTACAGGAGGGCTTCAAACATCTTCATGATGTTGATCTTTTTCTACATGGAAGTGTACCGCAAATGTCCAGATTTGGTTTACTCACATACTTTTTAACAACCTTGATGTATGTCAGTTCTTGTTCGTCTACTTTGTATACTGTACTTTAAGCATAATATTTTTGCCGGGGCAGAGGcaaaggagcagaggagagctggaggaatggcaggaggagaagaggagagctggaggaatGGCGGAGGAGAAGAGCGCGATGCTGGATGAATATTTGATCTGAGCTGCTCTCATGAGCTCTTAGTGAAGTCTGATAAGACATGGAATATTGATACTTCAAAGCACGTtacactcgtgtgtgtgtgtgtgtgcggtcttGCACACTTCCCTTATGTATGATTGTGTGGTTTCACGGCTGCCTTATTCTAACTCACTGTACCCTGTGTTCACCGACACAGCAAACATCTTTAATATTCTCCTCATGGAAGCACTCCAGGTCACgtcagtggagagagggggagatagagagagggggagattgagagagggggagataaagagaggggcagatagagagagggggagataaagagagggggagataaagAGACGGGGCAAGGGATGAAGCAATAGCACATAAAGCCCTCTGATAAGTCCCAGGAGGGATGAaatgaagagagaaaaggagagagagagagagagagagagagagagagagagagagagagagagagagcagggtaaagggagagagagagagagagagagagagagagcagggtaaagggagagagagagagagagagagagagagagagagagagagagcagggtaaagggagagagagagagagagagagagagagagagagagagagagagagagagagagagagagcagggtaaaGGGAGAGATCAGTCTTGTCTCTGCCAGTAGACAAACACAGGCTTAGAGACTTTGCTCCTGTTTGTCATCACCGGCTGCAAAATATGGAACTATTATGCCCTGTGCATGTGAGCACACAAAAATTCCCAGACCACTTTCTAAAATTATAATCACATAAAAAACTAAACACATGTCAGTCATCTAATTGACGCAACACAGGAAACAACATTGATCCCAAACCACCAAGATGGTTGATGCAATCAAACGACAAACAGAAGTGTCTGGACAGCGTTCAGTTAGCCGTCACTGTGGTCAGTGTGACCTGACCGCtcccagagagaggctgagctAACAGCACCTGAGGGGACAGCAGACAGAACTGCCACATGACTCCACAACACTGTCATCAGGGCCCATTAGACAcaggcaagggagagagaaacatctGTCCAGAATGACTGACATGTGAGTAGAGTCCTGCTATATCTAAcagtgtctcctgtctgtcagcctgtctgcctgccaacctgtctgtcagtcagcctgtctgcctgccaacctgtctgtctgtcagcttgtctgtctgtctgctcacctATCTCTGTCTTGTCATTTCCATATGATCATTTTTGCATACAGCAGGTGCAAGAGCAGTAGGTGACTAACGTCCACCCCCATCTGTCTCCCTCGTGTAGCAAGGCAGGCACAGCGAGGCAGAGTGGGAGTCGCTGCTCTCGTTCCGTCTGTCTGGTGCTGGCGGCTCTGGCTCTGGCTATGCACCTGCTGCTGGTCctcttctgtttctctgttcTCTGGACATCCTGCTTCCTCcccccgctcccctcctcctcctcctcctccccagccagcAGCTCCCAGGTGGCCCACAAGGCTGAGAACGGTCTCAAAATGGCTGCTGCAACAAAAGGGCCCATCGAAGCTAAGATGTCAGACAGAGACAGCCAGGTGGGAGGTCGCTCCAAGCTAAACGCTCTCTTCAGCCATCCGCTGTACAACCTGCCCCGCCCCCAGCTTCAGGAAGATGATTGGCTGCTGAAGTTCAAGCCAGAGACAGAGCAGAAGACCATGGATGAAGCGCTGGAGAGTTTCATACTAGACAGTGAGTGGTGAGTAACACAACACACCCACCATCCGATCTGGAATTGCTCTACAAATACTGTCATCTAGAGTGCCACACTTCTCTTCATCAATACAGATAAATAACTCTCATCATAGAGAAAATTACATGACTGGTTACGCGATACAAAACTCTCCCATAGGCCAAGCGACAGCGAGGAGGATGGCTACGACAGACTTAATTGGACGAGCAGCGCAGAGACCCACCCCCCGTGGCTGCGGTTTCACCTGGGGATCTCTCGCTGGGAGCTGTACGACAGGACGGACTCCAGCCTGGCCCAGCTCATTCACGACCTAGCCACGCAACGCATCCTCACCACAGGTACGACCTAGCCACGCAACGCATCCTCACCACAGGTATGTTCAGGGTCAGGTTGGCTAAGTTCTAGGTTTCAGGAGGTTCCCTTGGCTGGACAGTTCTAGTCCTCTTGGTTGGTCAGAAGCTCTGGAGCTCTGAAAGGGCAGCTTGTTAGCTTGTACGGCCAAGAGCGTTGATGTGAGTGTGCTGGTGTCTCTCTTAATCAGTCACAGATAAAAcaggcatatgtgtgtgtgagtaccagCCTCTGGTGGCTGTGCCATGCTGACAGCCTCTGGTGGCTGTGCCATGCTGACAGCCTCTGGTGTCccagtggaggagaggattaACTACAGCATGTTCAACAGTGTTAGATGGTCCTCAAATCCTGGACTTTGGAGAAAagtttctcccttcctctatcCTTACAAACAAAGACAGGTCATGTCAACAGAGACAGAAGTGAgtgttgtgcatgtttgtgtcaaacaacaATTGTACACATCCAAAATCTACTTTTAAAACCTTAAGGATTGTAGTTTCCACTGAAATAAGAGTCTGAAGCCGGGATTACAGCAGAGgcactggaggggaggagaacagaCACATTTGAAAGCCAGATAATCGAACATCAGATGTCAGGATCACATGATCCTTTGTTCTGAGGTCAGTTAATATAATCCTCCAGAGCTCAAAATCTTatttacccacacacacaaacacaccacacacacgcacgcacgcacacacacacacacacacccacacacacaccacacacacacacaccacacacacgcacgcacacacacacacaccacacacacacacaccacacacacacacgcacgcacacacacacacacacacacaccacacacacacacacacacacaccacacacacacacacaccacacacacacacacacacacatacccccacacacagatagatagatgcccacacatacacaacaccccccaaacacacacacttgtaaacCTCTCaaacacctcctcacctcctccccctctctacagCCCAGAGCTACTGAGAGCCGGGATTGTCTTCTGTAGTCTAggctccactcccctcctcttcaaCAGACCACAGGCTGCTTGTAAACTGCTACATCTGAGTCACACTGTGCACTGACTGCATTTACCCATCTGACTCAACAGATTGATCCAAAATAGGCTGGCTACACTTGAGGCTAAATGAAGGCAAATATACAtttgagtttgttgtctgtgactGTATTGactgtatagtgtgtgtatgtgtgtgtgtgtgtgtgtgtgcagtgcagaAGACAGGTGGGACACAGCTGAAGTTGAAGATGTCCTTCTCAAACCATGGAGAAGCGCTGCTCAAACCCATGAAGTAAGatgttacactcacacacacacacacacactcacacacacacacacacacacacacacacctgtaccacAACTTGACTTCCTCACTGTGTGTTgtgagaagacaggagagggacgTGGAGACAGACTTGAACCTCTTCTACTTCTCAGACTTTGAGAGACATAACGCGGAGATCGCTGCCTTTCACCTGGACAGGTAGGACGGCAGGAATACTGCCCTTTGACCCTAACTCGAACCTGACCATCTGcctgctctctttccctctcctcatcctcccgcTCCGTTTCTGACTTCTGTCAGAATTCTGGGTTTCAGGAGGGTTCCTCCGGTGGTCGGCAGACTGATCAACGTGACCACAGAGATCAGAGACATCACCACTGACCGCAAACTCTCTAGAACCTTCTTTAactctcctggtgtgtgtgttcaaattaGCAAAACACGTCCAGCTAATAGCCGCTGTGGCCTTGCAGGTTGGTGTTGCGGTGATGACACCAGCTTGCAGGTTGGTGTTGCGGTGACGACACCAGCTTGCAGGTTGGTGTTGCGGTGACGACACCAGTATCAATCTCTCCACGTTTCTCTGGCTCCCCCTAGTGGGCAACGTGTGTTTCTTCGGCCAGTGTGACTACTACTGCTCCACAGAGCACGCGGTGTGCGGCCGGCCCCACGTCCTGGAGGTGTCCCTGGCCTCCATGCTGCCCGACCTCTCCCTGGCCCCCCGCCGCTACTGGAGGTCACCCTGGAAACGCTCCTACAGCCGCGTCAAGCTGGCAGcgtcagtccacacacacactcacacacaccacacacacacactcacacaccacacactcacacacacacactcacacacacacaccacacacacacactcacacacacaccacacacacacacacaccacacacactcaatcacacacactcactcaccacacacacacacacacacacacaccacacacacacacacacacacaccacacacacactcacacacacactcaatcacacacactcacacacacacactcacacacactcacacacactcacacacacactcacacacacacacactcactcacacactcacacacacactcacacacacacactcactcaccacacacacacacacacactcaatcacacacactcaatcacacacactcacacactcacacatactcaatcgcgcacacacttacactcacacacacttacactcacacatacttacacaccCATTGGTTGTCATCCTTAGTGTAGGCTGTACTCAGTTGTTAGGTGAATCATTCAGTTTTTTTCAAATTCGCatttatattataaatattgttGGTATAGTAGCTCATTTGAATAATGATGACAGGTTTAGATGATCTCTTGAGGTTTAGACAGGCTGCAGTCAGGAGACCTCACCCTTCCAGTGTACATGGACTTCTTACAAATGGCAGATCAGCTTGAAACTTGACAcccactcaagcacacacacatacagggatTAGAATACAACTAATATTGTACTAGGCTTTCATGAACTGTTtgtatgttgttttcaataaaagttAAATAAACAGAAGTATTTGACCTCCCACTAACGTGagctctctgtgtgctgtgttgcaGCTGGCAGCAGGATCCTGAGTACTGTGACATCGTGAAGAAGACTCCTCCCTACAGCCAGGGCAGCCGGCTGGTGGACCTGGTCGACATGGTCATCCTGGACTTCCTCATGGGTTAGTCTGCCACTGCCTGCTCTCCCTGCACAGACATGTTCATCAGTTAGGCCTGGCCTGTCCCTCCTGCAGGGTTACActgcaaccctgctcctggagagatcccctcctgtagggttacactgcaaccctgctcctggagagagaccctcctgtagggttacacttcaaccctgctcctggagagatcccctcctgtagggttacactgcaaccctgctcctggagagatcccctcctgtagggttacacttcaaccctgctcctggagagatcccctcctgtagggttacactgcaaccctgctcctggagagatcccctcctgtagggttacactgcaaccctgctcctggagagatcccctcctgtagggttacacttcaaccctgctcctggagagataccctcctgtagggttacactgcaaccctgctcctggagagataccctcctgtagggttacactgtACAGCTCACCTACAGTCAGAATGGTCATATAACCCAAACTGTAACCTTTCAATAAACCCCAGGTACTGTATGTTTGTCCAGGCAACATGGACAGACATCAATATGAGACCTTTGAGAAATTCGGGAATGAGACTTTTCTGCTTCACCTGGACAACGGGCGTGGGTGAGAACCTCAGACATGCTGTTTAAAGGAGTGAAGTTCTGTAGAACAGAGGTTCAGAAGACAACCTTGAGGTGCTGTGCTGTCTGACCAGCATGGCCCTgaggtgactgtgttgtgtgaggggactgtgttgtgtgaggtgatgtgttgtgt is a genomic window containing:
- the fam20cl gene encoding extracellular serine/threonine protein kinase FAM20C gives rise to the protein MTDIKAGTARQSGSRCSRSVCLVLAALALAMHLLLVLFCFSVLWTSCFLPPLPSSSSSSPASSSQVAHKAENGLKMAAATKGPIEAKMSDRDSQVGGRSKLNALFSHPLYNLPRPQLQEDDWLLKFKPETEQKTMDEALESFILDSEWPSDSEEDGYDRLNWTSSAETHPPWLRFHLGISRWELYDRTDSSLAQLIHDLATQRILTTVQKTGGTQLKLKMSFSNHGEALLKPMKQERDVETDLNLFYFSDFERHNAEIAAFHLDRILGFRRVPPVVGRLINVTTEIRDITTDRKLSRTFFNSPVGNVCFFGQCDYYCSTEHAVCGRPHVLEVSLASMLPDLSLAPRRYWRSPWKRSYSRVKLAAWQQDPEYCDIVKKTPPYSQGSRLVDLVDMVILDFLMGNMDRHQYETFEKFGNETFLLHLDNGRGFGRHSVDELSILAPLQQCCRIRVSTLQRLRLLSLLEFRLSDVMRESLSQDPLVTVAPLLSEQHLQALDRRLATVLQTVHTCQNHHDDVLYNDE